In Terriglobales bacterium, one genomic interval encodes:
- a CDS encoding co-chaperone GroES, whose amino-acid sequence MTTKLTPLHDRILVRRVEEQETVRGGIIIPDTAKEKPQEGEVIAVGKGKSNEEGRVFPLDVKPGNRILFGKYAGTEIKIDGEEFVIMREEEVLGILQGAGAGKSKEKELAGARK is encoded by the coding sequence ATGACAACCAAGCTGACTCCCCTGCATGACCGCATCCTGGTCCGCCGGGTGGAGGAACAGGAAACGGTGCGTGGCGGCATCATCATCCCCGACACGGCCAAAGAGAAACCGCAGGAGGGCGAGGTCATCGCCGTCGGCAAAGGCAAGTCGAATGAGGAAGGCCGGGTGTTTCCGCTGGACGTGAAGCCGGGCAACCGCATCCTGTTCGGCAAGTACGCCGGCACGGAGATCAAGATCGACGGCGAAGAGTTCGTCATTATGCGCGAGGAGGAAGTGCTGGGCATCCTCCAGGGCGCGGGCGCCGGCAAGAGCAAGGAGAAGGAGCTGGCCGGAGCACGCAAGTAA
- a CDS encoding carboxypeptidase-like regulatory domain-containing protein translates to MPMRISGLIMIAVAAVLAVVPAAAEKQYSDLSFRVVKKANGKPIRNASVILHLVNKEGKQERGGFQVKTDREGKANFPGAPYGKLRIQVLASGFQTFGEDFDINQPTHEFTFEMNPPQKQHSIYDQAEEKKEDKKPEEKEEAQKSAPQ, encoded by the coding sequence ATGCCGATGCGAATCTCCGGTTTGATCATGATAGCCGTGGCGGCCGTGTTGGCGGTGGTGCCGGCGGCGGCGGAGAAGCAGTACTCGGACCTCAGCTTTCGCGTGGTGAAGAAGGCCAACGGCAAGCCCATCCGCAATGCCAGCGTGATCCTGCACCTGGTAAACAAGGAGGGAAAGCAGGAGCGCGGTGGGTTCCAGGTGAAGACCGACCGGGAAGGGAAGGCCAACTTCCCGGGAGCACCCTACGGCAAGCTGCGGATCCAGGTGCTGGCCAGCGGATTCCAGACCTTCGGGGAAGACTTCGACATCAACCAGCCCACGCACGAATTCACCTTCGAGATGAATCCGCCGCAGAAGCAGCACTCCATCTACGATCAGGCGGAAGAGAAGAAGGAAGACAAGAAGCCAGAAGAGAAGGAAGAAGCGCAGAAGAGCGCCCCGCAGTAG